A single window of uncultured Methanospirillum sp. DNA harbors:
- a CDS encoding AAA family ATPase encodes MNRKPVIIEGVRQCGKTWILKDFGEAEFKDIAYFNFEYDSRLEKIFDGDLNVSRIIKDLGIIRNKSLQPGTTLLILDEIQICPRAITSLKYFCENLPELHIAAAGSLLGVAIAQMGKNISFPVGKVQMIKMYPLNFPEFLLAKDEELLYEYLDNLSPDEDISAVFTGKLEEAYHEYLITGGMPEVVRSWIHERDIGIVESIQTGILDTYEKDFVKYASVSEFPKLSLIWNAIPAQLAQDNQKFIFAHVKQGLRARDLEDSLLWLISVGLIYKVEKIERPCVPVATYGDSTFFKIYFADVGLLRRMSKFPADVIFDTTSLTADMRGILTENFVLTELIANDFQRPFFWKSGGIAEVDYIIQEGVDVIPIEVKSARRTRSRSLVEYRKKFSPRVAVRTSLKDIARHSDEYGDVLEIPLYLIWKLKAYL; translated from the coding sequence GTGAATCGGAAACCGGTGATTATTGAAGGAGTTCGCCAGTGTGGGAAAACCTGGATTCTAAAGGATTTTGGTGAGGCGGAATTCAAAGATATCGCGTATTTCAACTTTGAATATGATAGCCGGCTGGAAAAGATATTTGATGGTGACCTGAATGTTTCAAGGATAATCAAAGATCTCGGCATTATACGGAATAAATCTCTCCAGCCTGGAACAACCCTCCTTATATTAGATGAAATTCAGATCTGCCCTCGTGCCATAACTTCTCTCAAATATTTCTGCGAAAATCTGCCCGAACTCCACATTGCCGCTGCCGGGTCCTTGTTAGGAGTAGCCATAGCACAGATGGGAAAAAATATCTCATTTCCCGTTGGCAAGGTGCAGATGATTAAGATGTATCCTCTTAATTTCCCTGAATTTCTCCTTGCAAAGGATGAAGAACTCCTTTACGAATATCTTGATAATTTGTCCCCGGACGAGGATATATCCGCTGTATTTACCGGAAAACTGGAGGAAGCCTATCATGAATATCTGATCACGGGTGGTATGCCCGAGGTTGTCAGATCATGGATACATGAAAGGGATATAGGGATTGTAGAATCGATACAAACAGGAATTCTTGATACGTATGAAAAAGATTTTGTAAAATATGCATCGGTATCCGAATTCCCTAAACTCTCTCTGATATGGAATGCAATCCCTGCCCAACTTGCACAGGACAATCAGAAATTTATATTCGCCCACGTAAAACAGGGGCTCCGGGCCCGGGACCTGGAGGACTCCCTGCTCTGGTTGATATCAGTCGGACTCATCTACAAGGTCGAAAAGATAGAGCGGCCATGTGTTCCTGTTGCAACATATGGTGACAGTACATTCTTCAAGATCTATTTTGCTGATGTAGGGCTTTTACGCAGAATGAGCAAATTTCCGGCAGATGTAATCTTTGATACCACCTCGCTTACCGCAGACATGAGGGGCATTCTCACGGAAAATTTTGTGTTGACAGAATTAATTGCGAACGATTTTCAAAGACCCTTCTTCTGGAAATCCGGCGGGATCGCTGAGGTTGATTATATCATTCAGGAAGGGGTTGATGTCATTCCGATCGAGGTTAAATCAGCCAGAAGAACCCGGTCAAGAAGTCTTGTTGAGTACAGGAAAAAATTCAGTCCGCGTGTTGCCGTCAGGACCAGTCTCAAAGATATTGCCCGGCATTCGGATGAATACGGTGATGTTCTGGAGATTCCGCTATACCTTATCTGGAAACTGAAGGCGTATCTTTGA
- a CDS encoding ATP-binding protein, with amino-acid sequence MTSPRPVYPFGAIVGQEAMKDAILANIVFPSIGGVLIRGEKGTAKSTSVRAAADLLPERRVISGCQFRCEVSNTRDLCSFCRERILNGDPATELVRMRVVELPLCATEDRVAGTLDIEHALTRGIKKFEPGVLANANGNILYVDEVNLLDDHIVDLLLDAAAMGVNFVEREGISYSHPARFLLVGTMNPEEGDLRPQLLDRFGLVVDVEGEKESALRSEVVKRRLDYEADPEGFCQRFKPEQQVYRDQITSAKQLMADIKPDDLLIHTAVKISLMLGVDGHRSDITLVKTALAFAALNGMNTVNQNHVLKAASLSLPHRMRRRPFEESRIDFSSVRALIEECYQAS; translated from the coding sequence ATGACAAGTCCTCGACCAGTTTACCCGTTTGGTGCTATTGTCGGCCAGGAAGCCATGAAGGATGCCATTCTCGCCAATATTGTTTTTCCTTCTATTGGTGGTGTCCTTATCAGGGGTGAGAAAGGAACAGCTAAATCCACCTCTGTTCGGGCTGCAGCCGATCTCCTCCCTGAACGGCGAGTAATTTCAGGCTGTCAGTTCAGATGTGAGGTATCAAATACTCGTGATCTCTGTTCATTTTGCCGGGAAAGGATATTAAATGGCGATCCAGCCACCGAACTGGTTCGTATGAGGGTTGTTGAACTGCCACTCTGTGCAACAGAAGATCGTGTTGCAGGTACTCTGGACATCGAGCATGCCTTAACCCGGGGAATTAAAAAGTTTGAACCCGGTGTTTTGGCGAACGCAAATGGCAATATTCTGTACGTAGATGAGGTAAATCTCCTTGATGATCATATTGTTGATCTTCTTCTGGATGCTGCTGCTATGGGGGTTAACTTTGTTGAGCGTGAAGGGATCTCATACTCCCATCCCGCACGATTTCTGTTAGTTGGGACGATGAATCCTGAAGAAGGAGATCTCCGTCCTCAACTGCTTGATAGATTCGGACTTGTGGTAGATGTTGAAGGAGAGAAAGAGAGTGCTCTCAGGTCAGAAGTTGTGAAAAGGAGGCTTGACTATGAGGCTGATCCTGAAGGATTCTGCCAACGGTTTAAACCTGAGCAGCAGGTATATCGCGATCAGATAACCAGTGCAAAACAACTGATGGCTGATATAAAACCAGATGACCTTCTGATTCACACTGCTGTGAAGATCTCCCTGATGCTCGGAGTTGATGGTCATCGATCAGATATCACCCTTGTAAAGACTGCACTGGCATTTGCAGCTCTAAATGGCATGAACACGGTAAACCAGAATCATGTACTCAAAGCTGCATCATTATCTCTTCCACACCGAATGAGGCGAAGGCCGTTTGAAGAGAGCAGGATTGACTTCTCATCAGTCAGGGCATTGATTGAAGAATGCTATCAAGCCTCATGA
- a CDS encoding methyl-accepting chemotaxis protein → MNYINNINIRKKLIGSFLFIAAIVGFVAILGYLNLATMNEGITTIYHDRLVPIEEIGSISSDFNEIRGDMIKYALVPEDRKQIRTNIAKLTGNINTNLEAYKETYLLDSERENLKKLEPALSGYLKEVQTYLDLIDAGDNARAIAMLQDGTELSKNKINFDTYSHKLEEINDKEAEAIHEESESTFANSSLLLAIAGVLGVILSIILGYVISRNITGPLNRTVEMIQEMGKGHLSARLYMNRRDEIGIMAETMDTFADNLQKKVIYLIKQISSGEKVQQIPPVDEQDEIAPALNLMIDTLNALLGQLSTLIGEAKEGRLQSRADATRFFGLYRDMITDVNDMLDAVTVPLNETLRVADRYAEVDFSARFDDRLVVNGELLELKEKINQIGVHVGTELGTAIREINEQISSLSLSAEEAAASVEEVTSGASTVAQSSSVVSMNAEKSFQSIDQVLCAMEELTTSVSTVATKVEVVNRLSLEANATSTSGMEQAAIAEQGIHRINESVTDVGSIISEIRGQMNEIGKIVGIIGNIADQTNLLALNAAIEAARAGEAGMGFAVVADEVKTLAQESQGSTENIAKIIASLQQQSERASAAMNQATREVETGTEAIEGTIRFFHTIVEHVEDISRNMTEVASLAEEETAAVEEITASVSEVKGMSTVTAREAESSAAASEESSSALGQVSTVVSDLSIIAARINESMTRLNA, encoded by the coding sequence ATGAATTATATTAATAATATTAACATCAGAAAAAAACTTATTGGTAGTTTTCTGTTTATTGCTGCGATTGTAGGATTTGTGGCCATTCTTGGATACCTGAATCTGGCCACCATGAACGAAGGTATCACAACCATTTATCATGACCGCCTCGTCCCTATTGAGGAGATCGGATCAATATCCAGTGATTTTAACGAGATCAGAGGAGACATGATCAAATATGCCTTGGTTCCCGAGGATCGCAAACAGATTCGGACTAATATCGCGAAACTAACCGGTAATATCAATACCAATCTCGAAGCCTACAAGGAGACATATCTACTCGATTCTGAGAGAGAAAACCTGAAAAAACTGGAGCCTGCATTGTCAGGATACCTGAAAGAAGTTCAGACCTATCTGGATCTGATCGATGCCGGAGACAATGCCCGGGCGATAGCGATGCTGCAGGATGGAACAGAACTCTCCAAAAATAAAATAAATTTTGACACGTATTCCCACAAGTTAGAAGAGATAAACGATAAGGAAGCAGAAGCAATTCATGAAGAGTCGGAGAGCACATTTGCAAACTCCTCCCTGCTCCTTGCCATTGCAGGAGTACTCGGTGTCATCCTCTCTATCATCCTTGGATACGTAATATCCAGAAATATTACCGGACCACTAAACCGGACCGTGGAGATGATCCAGGAGATGGGGAAGGGCCATCTGAGTGCCAGGCTGTACATGAACCGCAGGGATGAGATCGGGATTATGGCAGAAACCATGGATACCTTCGCAGACAATCTCCAGAAAAAGGTCATCTACCTGATAAAACAGATTTCATCCGGTGAGAAAGTTCAGCAGATCCCACCGGTTGATGAACAGGATGAGATAGCACCGGCCCTGAACCTGATGATTGATACCCTCAATGCCCTCCTCGGTCAGTTATCTACCCTGATTGGTGAAGCAAAAGAGGGAAGACTGCAGAGCCGGGCCGATGCAACCCGGTTTTTCGGCCTGTACCGGGACATGATCACAGACGTTAATGATATGCTTGATGCGGTTACTGTTCCACTCAACGAGACACTCCGGGTTGCAGACCGGTATGCTGAAGTGGATTTTTCTGCACGCTTCGATGACAGGCTAGTGGTAAATGGAGAACTCCTCGAACTCAAGGAGAAGATCAATCAGATCGGAGTTCATGTAGGGACCGAACTTGGTACTGCCATCAGGGAGATCAATGAGCAGATCAGTTCGTTGAGTTTATCAGCAGAAGAGGCCGCAGCCAGTGTTGAAGAAGTAACGTCGGGAGCATCAACAGTCGCCCAGAGTTCATCGGTGGTAAGCATGAATGCAGAAAAGAGTTTCCAGTCCATCGATCAGGTGTTATGTGCGATGGAGGAACTGACCACCTCGGTTTCAACCGTTGCGACAAAGGTTGAGGTTGTCAACAGACTATCACTAGAAGCAAATGCCACATCGACTTCAGGAATGGAGCAGGCTGCTATAGCAGAGCAGGGTATTCATCGCATTAACGAGTCTGTCACCGACGTTGGATCCATAATTTCCGAGATTCGCGGACAGATGAATGAGATTGGAAAAATCGTCGGTATAATCGGGAATATTGCCGATCAGACAAACCTGCTTGCTTTGAACGCAGCCATTGAAGCGGCTCGGGCCGGAGAGGCGGGGATGGGTTTTGCCGTAGTTGCCGATGAAGTGAAAACACTGGCACAGGAGTCACAGGGCTCTACAGAGAATATTGCAAAGATCATAGCCTCATTACAGCAGCAGTCAGAACGTGCATCAGCAGCGATGAATCAGGCAACACGAGAGGTTGAAACGGGAACCGAGGCAATCGAAGGTACCATCCGGTTCTTTCATACCATTGTGGAACACGTTGAAGATATCTCCAGGAATATGACCGAAGTTGCAAGCCTGGCAGAAGAAGAAACAGCTGCAGTTGAGGAGATCACAGCGAGTGTGTCTGAAGTTAAGGGTATGTCCACGGTTACCGCCAGAGAGGCTGAAAGTTCTGCAGCAGCATCAGAGGAGTCATCATCTGCACTCGGTCAGGTTTCAACGGTCGTCAGTGATCTCTCGATCATCGCAGCACGGATCAATGAATCAATGACGCGACTTAACGCATAA
- a CDS encoding sirohydrochlorin cobaltochelatase translates to MDGHGKKLESHGAILIVTMGTTQTEGRSVVDRSVKKMQAAFPKAEVTYAFSSEAVRLVLSEQGEQISGPLGALSTLIEKGHSQIVVQPLFLTAGSQYHELYPIITALNDLAGTHGTLGFDGILISKPLVMTAGEFIEAADVINSIYKPGKDEAVVLVMPTTEGGADPSLCQFQMILDDCTKNGRICIGTIDGYPDFEKVKSRLHHIGAKQVRLVPLAVVPGIHTWIQISGAMNQNSWQKALENEGYIVTVDSVGLGEHEQILDLYVKRLQERAASHSFLK, encoded by the coding sequence ATGGATGGACATGGAAAGAAACTCGAATCTCATGGTGCAATCCTTATTGTGACCATGGGAACAACGCAGACTGAAGGTAGATCTGTTGTTGATAGATCAGTTAAAAAGATGCAGGCAGCCTTTCCTAAGGCTGAAGTAACATATGCTTTCAGTTCTGAAGCAGTTCGTCTTGTTCTGAGTGAACAGGGTGAACAGATTTCAGGCCCACTTGGAGCTCTCTCAACCCTTATTGAGAAGGGTCATTCTCAGATCGTTGTTCAACCCCTTTTTTTAACAGCAGGATCTCAGTATCATGAGTTATACCCGATCATAACAGCACTTAACGATCTGGCAGGTACTCACGGCACTTTAGGATTTGATGGGATACTTATCAGTAAACCACTTGTGATGACAGCAGGAGAGTTTATCGAGGCAGCAGATGTCATAAACTCAATATACAAACCAGGAAAAGATGAGGCTGTGGTATTAGTTATGCCCACAACTGAAGGTGGTGCAGATCCCTCTCTCTGTCAATTCCAGATGATTCTCGATGATTGTACAAAAAATGGGAGAATCTGTATAGGAACTATTGATGGGTATCCGGACTTTGAAAAAGTCAAGTCACGGTTGCACCATATTGGAGCAAAGCAGGTTCGTCTCGTTCCATTGGCCGTTGTACCTGGTATTCACACATGGATACAGATATCTGGTGCTATGAACCAGAACTCATGGCAAAAAGCATTGGAGAACGAAGGATATATCGTAACTGTAGATTCTGTAGGTCTCGGTGAACATGAACAGATTCTTGATCTGTATGTTAAAAGGTTGCAAGAGCGTGCAGCCTCTCACTCATTCCTGAAGTAA
- a CDS encoding adenosylcobinamide amidohydrolase produces MSDIKNYSNITQNSLQLIHKTSCGEEIYRNEDTIVVRLPKNRNAITTSYVNGGYKENLQAVFNHEPKPTKGHCAHDLEGGSVEAYIRIHAGRLGLDPDRVAAMMTAAKMRNASINTRSFRNLEVTAIVTAGIEVNGGRAGDPASWHEEDGKTVYVGGTINTIILVNCHLPAHTLARVIMTATEAKTVTIQELMAPSRYSTGIATGSGTDQISVISNMDSPNTITWAGKHSKLGELVATCIIEATKQALFLQTNISPDSQRDMLVRLGRFGVNEDQYWACASSLEGENKRDIFIRNLRDFSRDPCVVAITASVLHIMDEITWQLIPEQSGKITASAMMKVLPGMLQITHPDINTLIDERASILENWICVTSWCVKNGGRGFT; encoded by the coding sequence GTGTCTGATATTAAAAATTATAGTAATATTACACAAAACTCTCTCCAATTGATTCATAAAACAAGTTGTGGCGAGGAGATCTACAGGAATGAGGATACTATTGTCGTTCGTCTCCCGAAAAATAGGAATGCGATCACTACCTCGTATGTGAATGGCGGATACAAGGAAAACCTTCAGGCTGTATTCAACCACGAACCAAAACCTACGAAGGGGCATTGTGCTCATGACCTGGAAGGCGGAAGCGTTGAAGCATACATCAGGATCCATGCCGGGCGACTGGGTCTGGATCCTGATAGGGTGGCGGCTATGATGACTGCTGCAAAAATGCGCAATGCATCAATAAACACCCGTTCTTTTAGAAATCTTGAAGTCACTGCCATTGTCACAGCAGGAATAGAAGTCAACGGTGGAAGAGCAGGTGATCCTGCATCCTGGCATGAAGAGGATGGAAAAACGGTCTATGTTGGCGGAACGATCAACACTATCATTCTTGTCAACTGTCATCTTCCGGCCCATACACTGGCCAGGGTTATCATGACAGCTACAGAGGCAAAAACTGTGACGATTCAAGAGCTTATGGCTCCAAGTCGGTATTCAACCGGAATTGCCACCGGTTCAGGGACTGATCAGATATCTGTGATCTCAAACATGGATAGCCCTAATACCATAACCTGGGCAGGAAAACATTCAAAACTAGGTGAACTGGTTGCTACCTGTATTATCGAGGCTACGAAACAGGCACTTTTCCTTCAGACTAATATAAGCCCTGATTCCCAGCGTGATATGCTGGTTCGTTTAGGAAGATTTGGCGTCAATGAAGACCAGTACTGGGCATGTGCATCTTCTCTCGAAGGTGAGAACAAGAGAGATATTTTCATCAGAAATTTACGTGATTTTTCCCGGGATCCCTGTGTTGTCGCCATTACCGCTTCTGTGCTTCACATCATGGACGAGATCACATGGCAATTGATACCAGAACAGTCAGGAAAAATCACTGCATCTGCCATGATGAAAGTATTACCCGGTATGCTCCAGATTACTCATCCTGATATCAATACTCTCATTGACGAACGTGCAAGTATTCTTGAAAATTGGATCTGTGTGACTTCCTGGTGTGTTAAAAACGGAGGTAGAGGATTCACATGA
- a CDS encoding VWA domain-containing protein → MMNGYPFPGVVGQEMAKKALLCALVHSDIHSVLIKGNPGTAKSTLVRSIESVDQDRKILTIPHNITLDRLVGMVDLEGTIRSGMITSSPGMLEQGDGHILYVDDCNLMDEAIISTILSAVDTGFFSLEREALSQVIASQFLFLATMDPEEGALTSGQMDRFDLCVSLDPIENEEQRAAIIKNAFLFEQNPVEAISRFMPEVRTLQILVGKARERLPYVSILSGLDDLVSAICDELHVSGHRGDIAVSRTAKALAALDERDEVNFEDIRLAALFALQHRRNDTDPNAPQTAPKPDLSSKQPGPPDNTDREYHSSSQDPQNKPDFSHNKNESTKSPPPSPREEIFDIGSPSDVIRFLNEKSISVTKKQKSGRRTRIISQDKTGHYQSFRLPVRNRNDIAIDATLRAAAPYQRFRRRNGVAISVCREDIREKIREKKIAHTILFLVDASGSMGVRRRMVAVKGAILALLTDAYQKRDRVGLMTFRGNGADLLLPPTRSTEIAVRMLRTIPTGGMTPLGIGLFEAYELLNRGMYAGAGENKTIILLTDGRANVAIHDGSPYEELDEITKKIADTHIRFVVVDTEQGFPRLGRARMLAEDLRASYVQLDELGNRGLAGSVHRLLDTTG, encoded by the coding sequence ATGATGAATGGTTACCCTTTTCCAGGAGTAGTCGGGCAGGAGATGGCTAAAAAAGCACTTCTCTGTGCTCTCGTGCACTCAGACATTCATTCAGTCCTGATCAAGGGCAATCCTGGAACAGCGAAATCCACACTGGTGCGGTCAATTGAGAGTGTTGATCAAGATCGCAAGATCCTGACCATCCCTCATAACATCACGTTGGATCGGTTAGTCGGGATGGTCGATCTTGAGGGTACTATCCGTTCAGGAATGATAACATCTTCACCCGGTATGCTTGAGCAGGGAGATGGCCATATTCTCTATGTTGATGATTGCAACCTGATGGATGAGGCTATCATCAGCACAATCCTTTCTGCTGTAGATACAGGATTTTTCTCTCTTGAGAGGGAGGCTTTATCCCAGGTTATTGCATCCCAATTTCTCTTTCTTGCAACCATGGATCCTGAAGAAGGAGCATTAACATCAGGCCAGATGGACCGCTTTGATCTTTGTGTTTCTCTCGATCCCATCGAAAACGAAGAGCAGCGGGCTGCAATCATCAAAAATGCATTCTTGTTTGAACAGAACCCAGTTGAGGCCATCTCCAGGTTTATGCCTGAAGTGAGGACTTTACAGATTTTGGTGGGAAAAGCGAGAGAACGTCTTCCATATGTCAGTATCCTATCAGGTCTGGATGATCTGGTATCGGCAATCTGTGATGAACTGCATGTTTCTGGTCATCGGGGTGATATCGCTGTATCCAGAACTGCTAAAGCTCTTGCAGCTCTTGATGAAAGGGACGAAGTCAATTTTGAGGACATAAGACTTGCAGCATTGTTTGCCCTGCAGCATCGGCGAAATGATACCGATCCAAACGCTCCTCAAACTGCCCCCAAGCCGGATCTCTCTTCAAAACAACCGGGTCCACCAGATAATACCGATAGAGAATATCATTCTTCTTCTCAAGATCCACAGAATAAGCCAGATTTCTCCCACAATAAAAATGAATCAACAAAATCACCACCTCCCTCTCCACGTGAAGAGATCTTTGATATTGGATCTCCTTCTGACGTAATCAGATTCCTGAATGAAAAGAGTATTTCTGTAACAAAAAAACAAAAAAGTGGTAGACGAACCAGAATTATCAGTCAGGACAAAACCGGTCACTACCAATCATTTCGTCTGCCCGTACGTAATCGAAATGACATTGCTATTGATGCAACTCTTCGTGCAGCAGCACCGTACCAACGCTTTAGAAGACGAAATGGTGTCGCAATATCTGTCTGTCGTGAAGATATCAGGGAGAAGATCAGAGAGAAGAAGATCGCTCATACGATTCTCTTTCTCGTTGATGCAAGTGGTTCCATGGGCGTCAGGAGAAGAATGGTTGCAGTGAAAGGAGCCATTCTTGCCCTTCTGACAGATGCATATCAGAAACGGGACCGTGTGGGTCTCATGACATTTAGAGGAAATGGAGCAGACCTTCTGCTCCCACCTACTCGAAGCACAGAGATTGCTGTCCGGATGCTCCGAACAATTCCAACCGGTGGGATGACTCCACTTGGTATCGGTCTGTTTGAAGCATATGAACTTCTCAACAGAGGAATGTATGCCGGTGCTGGTGAGAACAAGACTATTATTCTTCTGACCGATGGAAGGGCGAACGTAGCAATACATGACGGTTCACCGTATGAGGAACTGGATGAAATTACCAAAAAAATTGCAGATACTCACATCAGATTTGTTGTAGTTGACACCGAACAGGGTTTTCCCCGTCTTGGACGGGCCCGAATGCTGGCTGAAGATCTTAGAGCCTCGTATGTTCAACTTGACGAACTTGGTAACAGAGGTCTTGCCGGTTCCGTTCACCGCCTTCTTGATACAACGGGGTAA
- a CDS encoding adenosylcobinamide amidohydrolase produces MSDHKDPEQIEHHNSSSNDLFITSSGESVSRTDDSIIVKLPPGRVVFSTATINGGFRRDLTAVYNHQLSHAAIHSHELEGGSVESYLAITAERLHLDPDTTAGLLTAAKMKHAAVVTGSFRGLEVTAVITAGIEVNGGRAGDPASYYQESGNIFPVGGTINTVLIMNADLPERTCIQAVMTATEAKSVALQQLMAQSQYSSGIATGSGTDGIAIIADSTSSQHLTDAGKHSKLGELIGTTVIKATAEALNRQSGLNTLSQRNLMVRLARFGITEEEVWSAATKLDGENRRAWFIEALREIAREPALVAAVSAVIHIHDEISWGLIPTVAGQNAASRLLQAIPDLTGIQGGDCSLSLTHQQSILDNLKITIAHMAKQRCLSRTDILG; encoded by the coding sequence ATGTCTGATCACAAAGACCCTGAGCAAATTGAGCATCATAATAGTTCTTCGAACGATCTCTTCATCACATCATCAGGAGAGTCAGTCTCCAGGACAGATGATTCAATTATTGTAAAACTCCCTCCAGGCAGAGTAGTCTTCTCAACTGCAACGATAAATGGAGGTTTTCGGCGTGATCTCACCGCTGTATATAATCATCAGTTATCTCATGCAGCAATTCACTCGCATGAACTTGAGGGAGGCAGTGTTGAGTCCTATCTAGCCATAACTGCAGAACGGTTGCATCTGGATCCAGATACTACAGCCGGACTCCTTACCGCAGCAAAGATGAAGCATGCAGCAGTTGTGACCGGGTCATTTCGTGGACTTGAGGTTACTGCCGTCATTACCGCAGGCATAGAAGTCAATGGAGGACGTGCAGGAGATCCTGCCTCATACTATCAGGAATCCGGGAACATATTCCCGGTTGGTGGGACAATTAATACCGTTCTGATCATGAATGCAGATCTTCCCGAACGAACATGCATTCAGGCTGTAATGACTGCTACTGAAGCGAAGAGTGTTGCACTCCAGCAGCTGATGGCACAGAGCCAGTACTCGTCTGGTATTGCTACCGGATCTGGAACTGATGGCATCGCTATCATTGCAGATTCTACAAGTTCTCAACATCTGACTGATGCCGGTAAACATTCAAAACTTGGCGAACTTATTGGGACCACTGTCATCAAAGCAACTGCTGAGGCACTCAACAGGCAGTCTGGCCTGAACACTCTATCCCAGCGAAACCTGATGGTCAGACTGGCCAGGTTTGGCATCACTGAAGAGGAGGTCTGGTCTGCTGCAACGAAACTGGATGGTGAGAACCGGCGAGCCTGGTTCATTGAGGCACTCAGAGAGATTGCACGTGAACCGGCACTGGTCGCAGCAGTTTCTGCAGTCATTCATATTCATGATGAGATCTCATGGGGGCTGATTCCAACAGTAGCGGGGCAGAATGCTGCGTCTCGTCTGCTTCAGGCAATACCTGACCTGACGGGAATTCAAGGAGGTGACTGCAGCCTCTCACTTACTCATCAACAGAGTATACTTGACAACCTTAAGATTACTATTGCACACATGGCTAAACAGAGATGTCTCTCACGAACTGATATATTAGGCTAA
- a CDS encoding ABC transporter substrate-binding protein has product MKLSSKNVLLYLALILIILIVITIAVTGLKQHVPITQNQSKFPLHDLGSCDLFPDKISLDYATGFSVEYHGTYKVVRIHDPWGREGENRTYLLVQRGEEVPSGYQNARIFHIPVKSVVTLSSVHLPNIVALNETSSIVGHNGISTVYSEEFHRFADAGKIAEVGSGTLSMDTTLQTEKLIELEPDIVFCSANGNPEYDNQNKLLEAGLFPAVTGDWMENHPLARAEWIKYYALFYNKEKAATEFFDQIKANYTALCEKTSDISKKPTLFAGIEYQGTWYAPGTNSYVARLFSDAGGDYVLINNSDKGDSILDFESVYDTSSNAEYWLNTGYGNNIQEMLALDSRYNKFSAVKNGNVYQFNARVNTFGGNDYWESGIIHPDIILADIVKILHPEVLPDHELYYYSRIGSNQPGVIV; this is encoded by the coding sequence ATGAAACTATCATCAAAAAATGTATTGTTATACCTGGCTTTGATCCTGATAATACTGATTGTCATAACCATAGCAGTAACAGGTCTCAAGCAACATGTTCCTATTACTCAGAATCAATCAAAATTTCCCCTTCACGATCTAGGTTCATGTGATCTGTTTCCCGACAAAATTTCTCTAGATTATGCAACTGGATTCTCTGTTGAATATCATGGGACATACAAAGTTGTCAGGATTCATGACCCCTGGGGAAGAGAAGGAGAGAACCGGACATATCTTCTTGTTCAGAGGGGGGAAGAAGTTCCTTCCGGTTACCAAAACGCCAGAATATTTCATATTCCAGTAAAATCGGTTGTAACCCTCTCATCTGTTCACCTTCCAAATATTGTGGCTCTCAATGAAACCAGCTCCATTGTCGGACACAATGGAATAAGCACTGTGTATAGTGAAGAATTTCACCGATTCGCTGATGCAGGAAAGATTGCGGAGGTCGGAAGCGGGACATTATCGATGGACACCACTCTCCAGACTGAAAAACTGATAGAACTTGAACCGGATATCGTCTTCTGTTCTGCTAATGGAAACCCGGAGTATGATAACCAGAATAAACTATTAGAAGCAGGACTTTTTCCCGCTGTTACAGGGGATTGGATGGAGAATCATCCTCTTGCTCGTGCAGAATGGATCAAATACTATGCTCTGTTTTATAACAAAGAAAAAGCTGCAACGGAGTTTTTTGATCAGATTAAAGCAAATTATACTGCACTCTGCGAAAAGACATCCGATATATCCAAGAAGCCAACTCTTTTTGCTGGAATAGAGTACCAGGGAACGTGGTATGCACCAGGTACGAACAGTTATGTTGCACGCCTATTCTCCGACGCAGGTGGAGATTATGTTCTTATCAATAATTCAGATAAAGGAGACTCAATTCTTGATTTTGAAAGTGTATATGATACCTCCTCCAATGCTGAATACTGGCTGAACACAGGATATGGTAACAATATTCAGGAGATGCTGGCTCTCGATTCCAGGTATAACAAATTCAGTGCTGTCAAAAACGGAAATGTGTATCAGTTTAATGCTCGTGTGAATACATTTGGAGGAAACGATTACTGGGAGTCGGGAATTATTCACCCTGACATCATTCTTGCTGATATTGTCAAGATTCTTCATCCTGAAGTTCTTCCAGACCACGAACTCTATTATTACAGCCGGATAGGTTCAAATCAGCCCGGAGTAATCGTATGA